In the genome of Ferrovibrio terrae, the window GCACCGATACCAACGGCCAGCCCTATGTAGTGACCGCCGATCGCGCGATCCAGGACCCGAAAGACGACAAGCAGGTCACGCTCGATCGCGTGCAGGCGGACATGACCATGAGCAATGGTGAATGGTGGTCGCTGACATCTGATACCGGTCTTTACAATGGGACATCCCAGATGCTCGACCTGTTCGGTAACATCAACGTCTTTGGCGATCGCGGTACGGAGATGCATGGGCATTCCGCCGAGATCAACCTGCAGACCAAGGTGATTTCCAGCGACGACAAGGTCTGGGGCCATGCCGATTTCGGCACCATCAATGCCAATGGCATGCGAGTTTACGACAGGGGGCGGGTCATCGTGTTTATCAATGGCGTGAAGACGAAAGTCTTACCGCAGAAGCGGGGATGAGCGAAATGGATCGCTTCCTTCGATATCTGCCGAATTGCATGGCCGCGATGATTTTGGCCGGACTGGCTGTCGTTTCGCTTCCCGCAGCTGCGCAGATCGGTCTGGGCGCGCGACAGAACAACAACGAGCCGATCGACATCTCGTCCGATACGCTGGAGGTGCAGCAGGACAAGCAGCTTGCCATCTTCCGCGGCAAGGTCGATGTGATCCAGGGAGATACGCGCCTGCGCTCTGATGAGCTTTTCGTTTATTACCGCGACCGCAATGCGCAGGGCGCTGCTCCCGCGAGCGCCGCCGCCCCGCGTGCGCCGGCCCGCCCCGCGCCGCAGTCCACGGCCGCAGGGCCGGATTCCAATTCGATCACCAAGATCGAGGCCAAGGGCAACGTCTTCGTCTCCACACCGAAGGAGCGGGCACAGGGCGATTTCGGCGTCTACGATGTCGACAAGAAAACCGTGACGATCACCGGCAATGTACTGCTGACCAGCGATGACAGCACGCTGCGCTGCGCGCGGGCGGTGATGTATCAGGACACCGGCCGCAGCACCTGCGATCCGGCTGCAGGCCAGCGCGTGCGCGGCGTGATCATTCCGAACAATAGCAATAACGCCGCACCTGCGCCCAATGCTCCGGCTCAGCAACAGGGAGGGCAGCGCCGATGACGGCTGTCGGCGACAAGCCCGACGACAGGCAGGAGGCGGGCGAGGGCCTGCGCCTGGTTGCGGAAAATCCGTATCCGGGCCTGGCCGCGCATCGCCTGGGCAAGAGTTTCAAGAAGCGCCCGGTGCTGCGCGATGTCTCGCTCTATGTGCAGCGTGGCGAGGCGGTCGGCCTGCTCGGCCCCAACGGTGCCGGCAAGACCACGACCTTTTACATCATGACCGGACTGATCCGGCCCGATCACGGCAACATCACGCTGGACGGCCATAATATCACCGGCCTGCCGATGTATCGCCGCTCGCGGCTCGGCATGGGCTATCTGCCGCAGGAAGCCTCGATTTTCCGCGGCCTGACGGTGGAGCAGAATATCCGTTCCGTGCTGGAGCTGGTGGAGCCGGAAGCCGATCGTCGCGAGGCAATGCTGGACGATCTGCTGGCCGAATTCTCGATCACGCATCTGCGCCGCACGCCGGCGCTGGCGCTGTCGGGCGGCGAGCGCCGCCGCTGCGAAATCGCTCGCGCACTGGCCACGCAGCCGTCCTTCATGCTGCTCGACGAACCGCTGGCCGGCATCGATCCGATTGCGGTGGGCGAAATCCGCCAGCTGGTGTCGCATCTGAAGGATCGCGGCATCGGTGTGCTGATCACCGATCACAACGTTCGCGAAACTCTCGATATCATCGACCGTGCCTACATCCTGCATGACGGCAAGGTGCTGATGGAGGGCAGTCCGAGCGAAATCGTCGCCGACGAGAATGTCCGGCGGGTTTACCTCGGCGAACGGTTCAGCTGGTGACGGGCCCCTAAGCCATGGCCTTGGGTCCGCGTCTTGAGCTGAGGCAGGGTCAGGCGCTCGTTATGACGCCGCAGCTGCAGCAGGCTATCAAGCTGCTGCAGCTCTCCAATCTTGAACTGACCGCCTATGTCGAGCAGGAACTCGAGCGCAATCCCCTGCTCGAGCGTCTGGATGGCGATGGTCCCGGCGAGGACACCCGCGATTCATTCGATACCGCCGACGCTGATGGCCCGGCCGAACGCCTGGATCTGAGTTCCGATGGCATCGCCGACAAGGCGCGCGAGGCGATGGACGTTGATCCTGACGGTGACAATACCTTCAACAACGACAGCGGTTACGATGCCGCCAATGCCGATATAGGCCTGGCCAGCAATTATATCAGCGGCCGGGGCGGCGACAGCCGCTTCGACGAGGACGGCGGCGGGCTGGAGCAGACGCTGTCGGAAAATCCCAGCCTGCGCGAACATGTGCAGGATCAGTGGCTGCTGATGCCGGCCAATGTCGGCGACCGGTTGATCGGCGCGGCGCTGATCGATGCGCTGGACGAGGCCGGCTACATCACTGAGCCGCTGGACGACATCGCTGCCCGCCTTGGGATCGAAGCCGACGAGGTGGAGGCCGTGCTGGTCGATCTGCAGACCATCGAGCCGGCGGGGATTTTTGCCCGCTCGCTGAAGGAATGCCTGGGGATACAACTGCGCGCGCGCGACCGGCTCGACCCCGCCATGCAGGCGCTGCTGGACAATCT includes:
- the lptC gene encoding LPS export ABC transporter periplasmic protein LptC, with translation MMTADLSQQGSSKPRRSAHFKPRDAGHVLSALPRRRGFVRFMKFILPMIALGTVVTVIAWPQMVKRRLAIPLTFSDVETANAALVMNNPRYRGTDTNGQPYVVTADRAIQDPKDDKQVTLDRVQADMTMSNGEWWSLTSDTGLYNGTSQMLDLFGNINVFGDRGTEMHGHSAEINLQTKVISSDDKVWGHADFGTINANGMRVYDRGRVIVFINGVKTKVLPQKRG
- a CDS encoding LptA/OstA family protein, whose protein sequence is MDRFLRYLPNCMAAMILAGLAVVSLPAAAQIGLGARQNNNEPIDISSDTLEVQQDKQLAIFRGKVDVIQGDTRLRSDELFVYYRDRNAQGAAPASAAAPRAPARPAPQSTAAGPDSNSITKIEAKGNVFVSTPKERAQGDFGVYDVDKKTVTITGNVLLTSDDSTLRCARAVMYQDTGRSTCDPAAGQRVRGVIIPNNSNNAAPAPNAPAQQQGGQRR
- the lptB gene encoding LPS export ABC transporter ATP-binding protein: MTAVGDKPDDRQEAGEGLRLVAENPYPGLAAHRLGKSFKKRPVLRDVSLYVQRGEAVGLLGPNGAGKTTTFYIMTGLIRPDHGNITLDGHNITGLPMYRRSRLGMGYLPQEASIFRGLTVEQNIRSVLELVEPEADRREAMLDDLLAEFSITHLRRTPALALSGGERRRCEIARALATQPSFMLLDEPLAGIDPIAVGEIRQLVSHLKDRGIGVLITDHNVRETLDIIDRAYILHDGKVLMEGSPSEIVADENVRRVYLGERFSW